A stretch of Gambusia affinis linkage group LG10, SWU_Gaff_1.0, whole genome shotgun sequence DNA encodes these proteins:
- the LOC122838051 gene encoding myomegalin isoform X4, translating to MLDAVKMKEACRICARELCGNQRRWIFHPAAKLSLQVLLAHALGRGLGRDGRGEFACSKCAFMLERMFRFDTVVARVEALSLERLQRLLLEKERLRLCIAGLYRRSNPGEAGGEDADLDDSYSDLIQDDLVFSGFESWADREDAAPDQPLHHCTGAEAGQKPRRCRGCAALRVADSDYEAVCKVPRRFGRRSTSCGPSTRFSASALGLEDLSRTSDATPVPMDVPAAEADKRSHSPASSVESLELHRTKEEPNPNPEEASPLWSKPQTGSSLSGAEVLLGLLRGWEYRPVTPPRGSKLPVLVKGKLDPNLSSHPAVPEVVVLCPEEELQAELEDLEEQWLDDYLQCGPFRLQQQLIGEQQDQLSRYQSAAGQCVGELQQAQNQVRSLQVNIRESEARNQKLQERLAAMELQLRSAQDEAQQQERLIQNLTDAVVSKETEVSDLSRALADQNQTLRSLRELANRSQLSGTEAAPGQGEVLALQAALFQAQLELQAAQRAQRRADRAEEDQNRSLERLERDLQGALQHRRETERHNRELQLILQTVRSDLQAREEQLSEGEQERRRESEERERSVAELRAGLQLKEQLLQEYGEMLKEPKENRDSLLQKLRQRIAERDRALERAVDEKFRSAEQRDAASRQLQLLLREKERDLERQRRVLANNEETIASLEALLRGKELQLQQLADAWTGVRRQQRDVDERTSQILRERDDVIEQLQAALLARTQETQDLRCSLLLQVQLAPGQVLEDLKLRLQLKDRLFQEVMSDRTRQAREHQEQVQDLLRTISARDQYIQDSAARLTEVLEEQTCRVQELRRQLGSGLQLDAAATLQQEQNQEETRSRAEQLHHLSLKEEIIRDLQRKMADPSDLPVVERLTLELQELREVLVRQGAARQPEFGELSGEDEDEADEDVKSEFTAADEDEDEDEDEECAAWGRQLDAEGLMEVKQLVEQKQVVERELGELKAQLEKAGFSSLSQMRRALFSLRSENEDLKLQLADGRQAVEEEEELDVTVEEEEEEEESSGMWESWDGDPSLSDSRTQSHEDQKTEEGDRVETLTGSSQDDEPSNQQRRPDASPSAGKTVRLQLKSRELQERLMVSEATVQAQAEQLQDYRELLAETAVQQDSKLVQVDLQDPGYETCGRSENEADREEASSPEFDDLEMCTSLDLGSQWWPGGTDAQPCGYPGDLPSLRRLVEELRSQLSRSQAVIRGLQGRLRRLSASGEVGRCPQAEDDEGWQSSDGASQRHHDNGLQKLTSRVDALEDQLRKGGRREEGNSANWPGKLDSLLKAQARELSLLRQRLRDGRAACGLLRRHLAATTRAFEELLRANDVDFYTGQSFREQLAQSGALAQRVGARIGGRDPSEDPEETTELLAVRLSKELQQKDKVIESLQAKLDQHHHHHHRSDSPSSSHALSDITDQSDRISYVSDEHGSTNGDPELCCDADAAGGPEENGNATGPASPLGAASRRPSVGSSQHSQSCLSCPSMHCSGSPLRPADLQSQSAPCRPPLSSPIKHGGRSQRSAAPAFSLAAVQQELQTLQKQLRADGRFSTPRSLHGLPRFVPQHHADAAGFPPLSYQGFPPPLFSSGLDVAMTTRAGASLLERGASWETPCGAGADLSSRSSGYQSGTGHTGSDLMKEHLAEIRSLRRRLEESIQTNDRLRLQLEDRLACSAGDKGAPTNIYIQGLDSAGQLSAELRLLQEENAALQAQLQRAGREGSREAELRREAEHLREAVLKERSMLKEAELEIQRWAELSQRLQAEDAVRCQEVAQLRQDRQRNQETINRLQHEASVLRLQLDQSRSLSQTLQEALQDAKRRVWEKSRDSHSDEAANGALPVTFDPRELHIQLSSQPAARRRLFSGEDVSPPVRDSDPIRDSGPVAAPPRLPPAACAQQGGASEGSHHAVGHLGDLQALQQQLLDGATLAAQMEAALCSLNASQRLHQPLDRGCVGNLLSDSKSLKRILQEAESLLQATWTAGLTHSEEARQDESLRDEVVCLRMKLSEQDQALRDAMERLKSSSLTKDSMEHFIVNQLSRTRDVLRRAKSNLQVKTQGAPLSSVPLLVGAS from the exons ATGCTGGACGCGGTGAAGATGAAGGAGGCCTGCCGAATCTGCGCCCGGGAACTGTGCGGGAACCAGCGGCGCTGGATCTTCCACCCCGCAGCCAAGTTGAGCCTGCAGGTGCTGCTGGCCCACGCCCTGGGCCGCGGGCTGGGCCGGGACGGCCGCGGGGAGTTCGCCTGCTCCAAGTGCGCCTTCATGCTGGAGCGGATGTTCCGGTTCGACACGGTGGTGGCCCGGGTGGAGGCGCTGTCCCTGGAGCGGCTGCAGCGGCTGCTGCTGGAGAAGGAGCGGCTGCGGCTCTGCATCGCGGGGCTGTACCGCAGGAGCAACCCGGGGGAGGCCGGCGGGGAGGACGCAGACCTGGACGACAGCTACTCGGACCTGATCCAGGACGACCTGGTGTTCTCCGGGTTCGAGTCCTGGGCGGATCGGGAGGATGCGGCGCCGGACCAGCCGCTCCACCACTGCACCGGAGCAGAGGCCGGCCAGAAGCCCCGCAGGTGCCGCGGCTGCGCTGCGCTGCGGGTCGCGGACTCGGACTACGAGGCGGTCTGTAAGGTTCCGAGAAGGTTCGGGCGCAGAAGCACCTCCTGCGGGCCGTCGACCCGCTTCTCCGCCTCCGCTCTGGGGTTGGAGGACCTGAGCAGAACCTCCGACGCAACACCTGTCCCGATGGATGTTCCTGCAGCCGAGGCGGACAAACGGAGTCACAGCCCCGCATCCTCCGTGGAGTCCCTGGAGCTCCACAGAACCAAGGAGGAACCGAACCCGAACCCGGAGGAGGCGAGCCCCCTCTGGAGCAAACCCCAGACCGGGAGCTCCCTGTCCGGGGCGGAGGTGCTGCTGGGCCTCCTGCGGGGCTGGGAGTACCGGCCGGTGACCCCGCCCAGGGGCAGCAAGCTCCCGGTTCTGGTCAAAGGCAAACTGGATCCGAACCTGTCCTCCCACCCGGCCGTCCCGGAGGTGGTGGTGCTCTGTccggaggaggagctgcaggcgGAGCTGGAGGATCTGGAGGAGCAGTGGCTGGATGATTACCTCCAGTGCGGCCCGTTCCGCCTCCAGCAG CAGCTGATCGGCGAGCAGCAGGACCAGCTCAGTCGGTACCAGAGCGCCGCGGGTCAGTGCGTGGGAGAGCTGCAGCAGGCCCAGAACCAGGTCCGATCGCTGCAGGTCAACATCAGAGAGAGCGAGGCTCGGAACCAG AAGCTGCAGGAGCGTCTGGCTGCCATGGAGCTGCAGCTTCGCTCGGCGCAGGATGAAGCGCAGCAGCAGGAGAGACTCATCCAGAACCTGACGGACGCCGTCGTTTCCAAGGAGACGGAG GTTTCTGACCTGAGCAGAGCCTTggcggatcagaaccagacgCTGCGTTCGCTCAGGGAGCTCGCTAACCGCAGCCAG CTGTCCGGTACCGAGGCGGCTCCGGGTCAGGGCGAGGTTCTGGCCCTGCAGGCGGCGCTGTTCCAGGctcagctggagctgcaggcgGCCCAGCGGGCTCAGCGCCGGGCGGACCGCGCCGAGGAGGATCAGAACCGGTCCCTGGAGAGGCTGGAGAGagacctgcagggggcgctgcagcaCCGCAGGGAGACGGAGCGACACAACCGG gagctgcagctgattcTGCAGACGGTCCGGTCCGACCTGCAGGCGAGGGAGGAGCAGCTGAGCGAGGGCGAGCAAGAGAGACGGAGGGAGAGCGAGGAGAGAGAGCGCAGCGTCGCGGAGCTGAGGGCCGGCCTGCAGCTGAAGGAGCAGCTgcttcag GAATACGGGGAGATGCTGAAGGAACCGAAGGAGAACAGAGActctctgctgcagaaactgCGGCAGCGAATAGCGGAGAGAGACCGAGCGCTGGAG CGGGCCGTTGACGAGAAGTTTCGCTCGGCGGAGCAGCGAGATGCAGCGAGTcgccagctgcagctgctgctgcgtgAGAAGGAGCGAGACCTGGAGAGGCAGCGCCGCGTTCTGGCCAACAACGAGGAAACCATCGCT AGCCTGGAGGCGCTGCTGAGGGggaaggagctgcagctgcagcagctggccgACGCCTGGACCGGCGTCCGGCGGCAGCAGCGGGACGTCGACGAGCGGACCAGTCAAatcctgagagagagagacgacgTCATTGAGCAGCTGCAGGCGGCGCTGCTCGCTCGCACGCAGGAGACCCAG gacctgcgctgctctctgctgcttcAGGTCCAGTTGGCGCCGGGTCAGGTTCTGGAGGacctgaagctccgcctccagctGAAAGACCGCCTCTtccaggaagtgatgtcagacCGGACCCGGCAGGCCCGGGAGCACCAGGAGCAGGTCCAGGATCTGCTCAGAACCATCAGCGCCAGGGACCAGTACATCCAG GACTCAGCGGCCCGACTCACCGAGGTTCTGGAAGAGCAGACCTGCAGAGTCCAGGAGCTGCGGCGCCAGCTGGGCTCCGGGTTGCAGCTGGACGCGGCTGCAAcgctgcagcaggagcagaaccaggaggagacGAGGAGTCGGGCCGAGCAGCTGCACCATCTGAGCCTGAAGGAGGAGATCATCAGG GACCTTCAGAGGAAGATGGCTGACCCGTCGGACCTTCCGGTGGTGGAGCGGCTGACCCTGGAGCTCCAGGAGCTGAGGGAGGTTCTGGTCCGGCAGGGAGCCGCCCGGCAGCCTGAGTTTGGAG AGCTGAGCGGTGAGGACGAAGACGAGGCAGATGAAGATGTGAAGAGTGAGTTCACTGCTgctgatgaggatgaggatgaggatgaggatgaggagtgTGCTGCCTGG GGTCGGCAGCTGGACGCTGAAGGGCTGATGGAGGTCAAGCAGCTGGTGGAGCAGAAGCAGGTGGTGGAGAGAGAGCTGGGGGAGCTGAAGGCTCAGCTGGAGAAGGCCGGCTTCTCCTCGCTGTCCCAGATGAG GAGAGCTTTGTTCAGCCTGCGATCAGAGAACGAAGACCTGAAGCTCCAGCTGGCTGACGGCAGGCAGgctgtggaggaagaggaggagctggatgtgactgtggaggaggaagaggaggaagaggagagctcTGGGATGTGGGAGTCTTGGGACGGAGATCCGTCTCTATCTGACAGCAGGACTCAGAGCCATGAGGACCAGAAGACAGAGGAGGGCGACAGAGTGGAGACGCTCACCGGCTCCTCACAG GACGACGAGCCGTCCAATCAGCAGCGACGGCCGGACGCCTCGCCCTCAGCGGGGAAGACGGTCCGTCTGCAGCTGAAGAGCCGGGAGCTGCAGGAGAGGCTGATGGTGTCGGAGGCCACAGTGCAGGCTCAGGCTGAGCAGCTGCAGGACTACAGAGAGCTGCTGG cagaaacagccgTGCAGCAGGACAGCAAGCTGGTCCAGGTGGACCTGCAGGATCCGGGCTACGAGACCTGCGGCCGCAGCGAGAACGAGGCTGACAGGGAGGAGGCCAGCAGCCCAG AATTCGACGACCTGGAGATGTGCACGTCTCTGGACCTGGGCTCTCAGTGGTGGCCCGGCGGCACCGACGCTCAGCCCTGCGGTTACCCTGGCGACCTGCCGTCGCTGCGGCGCCTGGTGGAGGAGCTGCGCTCGCAGCTGTCCCGCTCTCAGGCAGTGATCCGCGGCCTGCAGGGCCGCCTGCGCCGCCTCTCCGCCTCCGGCGAGGTCGGCCGCTGCCCGCAGGCGGAGGACGACGAGGGCTGGCAGTCGTCGGACGGAGCCTCGCAGCGTCACCATGACAACGGCCTTCAGAAGCTGACGTCCAGAGTGGACGCTCTGGAGGACCAGCTGAGGAAAGGAGgcaggagggaggaaggaaacTCTGCAAACTGGCCGGG GAAGTTGGACTCTCTGCTGAAAGCTCAGGCCAGAGAGCTGTCGCTGCTGCGCCAGCGGCTGCGTGACGGCCGCGCCGCCTGCGGCCTCCTGCGCCGCCACCTGGCCGCCACCACCCGGGCCTTCGAGGAGCTGCTGCGCGCCAACGACGTCGACTTCTACACGGGCCAGAGCTTCAGGGAGCAGCTGGCCCAGAGCGGCGCCCTGGCCCAGCGGGTCGGCGCCAGGATCGGCGGAC GAGATCCGTCTGAGGACCCAGAGGAGACGACGGAGCTGCTCGCCGTCCG gCTGAGtaaggagctgcagcagaaggaTAAAGTTATCGAGTCTCTCCAAGCCAAACTCGaccagcatcatcatcatcatcatcgctCCGACTCGCCCAGCAGCAGCCACGCCCTCTCTGACATCACCGACCAATCAGATCGCATCTCCTACGTGTCGGACGAGCACGGCTCCACCAACGGCGACCCGGAGTTGTGCTGCGATGCAGACGCTGCCGGCGGACCCGAGGAAAACGGGAATGCTACTGGACCAG cGTCTCCGCTCGGCGCCGCGTCCCGCCGTCCGTCCGTCGGCTCCTCCCAACACTCCCAGTCCTGCCTCAGTTGTCCCAGCATGCATTGCTCCGGCTCTCCGCTCAGACCCGCAGACCTGCAGAGCCAATCAG CCCCTTGTCGCCCTCCCCTCTCCTCCCCCATCAAACATGGCGGCCGCTCCCAGAGGAGCGCGGCGCCAGCTTTCTCTCTGGCTGCGGTTCAGCAGGAGCTCCAGACGCTACAGAAGCAGCTGAGAGCCGACGGCA GGTTTTCCACTCCCAGATCTCTCCACGGTCTCCCCCGGTTCGTCCCTCAGCATCATGCCGACGCTGCCGGCTTCCCGCCGCTCTCCTACCAAGGcttccctcctcctctgttCAGCAGCGGCCTGGACGTTGCCATGACAACGAGAGCCGGGGCCAGCCTGCTGGAGAGAGGCGCATCGTGGGAAACGCCGTGCGGCGCGGGAGCCGACCTGTCGTCGAGGTCGTCGGGTTACCAGTCAGGAACCGGACACACAG GTTCAGATCTGATGAAGGAACACCTGGCAGAGATCCGGAGTCTGAGGCGGAGACTGGAGGAGTCCATCCAGACCAACGACCGGCTCCGGCTGCAACTGGAGGACCGGCTGGCCTGCAGCGCCGGGGACAAAG GAGCTCCGACCAACATCTACATCCAGGGCCTGGACTCGGCCGGCCAGCTGTCCGCCGAGCTGCGCCTCCTGCAGGAGGAGAACGCCGCTCTGCAGGCGCAGCTGCAGCGCGCCGGCCGAG agggcagcagagaggCGGAGCTTCGCAGGGAGGCGGAGCATCTGAGGGAGGCGGTCCTCAAGGAGAGATCCATGCTGAAGGAGGCGGAGCTCGAGATACAGAGGTGGGCGGAGCTAAGCCAGAGGCTGCAGGCGGAGGATGCAGTTCGCTGCCAGGAGGTGGCGCAGCTGAGACAGGACAGACAGAGAAACCAGGAAACCATCAACAG GCTGCAGCACGAGGCGAGCGTCCTGCGCCTGCAGCTGGACCAGAGCCGCAGTTTGAGCCAGACGctgcaggaggcgctgcagGACGCAAAGCGCCGAGTCTGGGAAAAGTCCAGAGACTCACACTCAG ATGAGGCGGCTAATGGCGCTCTGccagtgacctttgaccccagagAGCTTCACATCCAGCTGAGCAGCCAGCCTGCAGCCAGGAGGCGACTCTTCAGCG gTGAAGACGTTTCTCCGCCCGTCAGAGACAGCGACCCGATCCGAGACAGTGGACCCGTCGCTGCTCCGCCTCGGCTTCCTCCAG ctgcctGCGCCCAGCAGGGCGGCGCTTCTGAGGGAAGCCACCACGCCGTCGGCCATCTTGGAGACCTCCAggccctgcagcagcagctcctggatGGGGCCACCCTGGCTGCTCAGATGGAGGCCGCCCTCTGTTCCCTGAACGCCTCACAGAGGCTTcatcag cctTTGGACCGAGGATGCGTCGGTAATCTGCTGTCGGACTCTAAATCGCTGAAGCGGATCCTGCAGGAGGCGGAGTCTCTGCTGCAGGCGACCTGGACGGCGGGTCTGACCCACTCTGAGGAAGCCAGACAG GACGAGTCGCTGAGGGACGAGGTCGTCTGTCTCCGGATGAAGCTCTCAGAGCAGGACCAGGCTCTAAGGGACGCCATGGAGAGGCTAAAGAGCTCCAGCCTCACCAAGGACAGCATGGAGCATTTCATCGTCAACCAGC tATCGAGAACGCGGGACGTCCTGAGGAGAGCCAAGTCCAACCTGCAG GTGAAAACCCAGGGGGCGCCACTGAGCTCGGTTCCCCTGCTGGTTGGAGCGTCCTGA